GTCCACCGTGGAAGCTGCGCACACTGCCAGCAGCCGCACCAGTTCATCCTGTGATTTCGCCAGCAGCGCAGCGAACAGTTCGGCGCTGTCCTCCGGCAAGGTTTCGCCTGCCACCTGTTGCAGTTCGCGCAGCGCCACGGCGGCGGGTGATTCCGGCCAGTCCGGGGCCATGCGTTCCAGCCGGTCTTGCACCGTGAGGCGCACGCCCAGCGGCAGCTCGTGGCCGTAGTGGCTTTCCTGCAAGACGGTCTGCACCATGCCATGCACCACGGCGGCCAGCGCGGCTTGCGGATGCCGGGCCACTTCGATTTGCAGCGCGGCGGTACGGTGCGCGCTCAACCGCTGCGCCAGTCGGTCGGACATTGTGGCGGTCTTGGGCTGCTCGTCGTCCTCGCCTTCGCCTTCGTCCTCGTTCGCGGCTTCGCCTTCGCTGCCGAAACCCTGCCGCAGCCGTTCCAGCGTGCGCAGTGCCTTGGCCTCCGCTTCGCGCAGCAGCCCGCGATGAATCGCGGCCTGCCCGTCGCGGTCGATGGTGACGATGGCACCGGCTGCGGCTTTCACATTGGCCGCATAGTCCAGCAAGCTATCGTCCAGCGCCTGCAACTGCTCGCCCAGGCGTTCGCCTTCTTCCTGCAAGGCATCGGCCTTTTCCTCGTCCTCGTCATCCAGCGCGGCATCCACCGCCTCGGCCAGTTCGTGCAGCTTGGTTTGCAGCTTCTCGATGCGCTGCGCGTCGCGCTTGTTCGGGCTGCGGCGTTCCCTTGGAGCACGCTGGAAGGCTTGCAAATCCGCATGGGTCATGCCCGGCGTGGCATCCACCCACGCCCAGCCCTCGGCCTTCACCATGGCGGCGATACCTGCCAGCTTGTCTTGCGCCAGCCGTTCCAGCAGTGCGGCATCGGTCAGATACACGCCTTTGTCGCCCTCCGCGAACAGGTCGCGGCGGATGCCACCGCCTTCCTGCTCGTAGCCGTCCAGCCCGACAAAGCGCACCAGCGGATGCCGGTAGGCGTCGATTTCGCGTTCGGTCAGACGGTCGCGCAGGTTGTGCGGGCTGCGCTGCCATGTCGGCGCACCGTAGAACGCGGCTTCCTGCGCGGCGTGGTCGTCGGTGATGGCAAGGGCCATCAACTGGTCAAGGCTCACGACCTCGGCGCGATAGTCGGCCAGCAGGCGCGGCGAGACGTTGGCAAGTTTCAAGCGGCGCTGCACCACCAGCGGCGTGACGGAAAAATCCGCTGCAATATCCTCGATGCTGCGGCCTTCGCCCACCAGCGCGGCGAACGCCTCGAACTGGTCGGCGGGGTGCATGGCTTCTCGCTGCACGTTCTCGGTCAGGCTGGCCGTGCGTGCGGTGCCATCGGCCACCAGCAGGCAAGGCACCTCCCATTCCTTGCTGATGCGGTGCTTCTTCGCCAGCAGCTTCAACGCTGCGAGGCGACGGCCACCGGCCACGACTTCGTAATGCTTGCCATCGGCGGCGGCAATCACGATGAGGTTTTGCAGCAGGCCGACACGCTGGATGCTGGCGGCGAGTTCGGGAATGGACATGCGCGGGGTCTTGCGCACGTTGCGGCCAGTGGGGCGCGACACCAGCCGCGACAGCGGAACCAGAATCAGGTTCTTGGTCGGATCAGCGGCTTCCAGCGGGATAGCGGCGGCGGTGTTGATGGCGCGGGCTTCGGTTTGGGTAACGGCGTTCATGGTGATAACTCCTATCTGTTCAGGGATGCAGCAGCGAAGAAAGCGACAAGGGCTGCTGCCTGCCCTTGCCGCGTAGGGATTCAGGCTTTCAACTGGCGCATGCCATCGGCCAGCAGCCAGAGGGCACGATTCAGTCGGATGTTTTGGTCGATGCCCTGCACCGGGCGGG
This DNA window, taken from Cronobacter universalis NCTC 9529, encodes the following:
- a CDS encoding ParB/RepB/Spo0J family partition protein → MNAVTQTEARAINTAAAIPLEAADPTKNLILVPLSRLVSRPTGRNVRKTPRMSIPELAASIQRVGLLQNLIVIAAADGKHYEVVAGGRRLAALKLLAKKHRISKEWEVPCLLVADGTARTASLTENVQREAMHPADQFEAFAALVGEGRSIEDIAADFSVTPLVVQRRLKLANVSPRLLADYRAEVVSLDQLMALAITDDHAAQEAAFYGAPTWQRSPHNLRDRLTEREIDAYRHPLVRFVGLDGYEQEGGGIRRDLFAEGDKGVYLTDAALLERLAQDKLAGIAAMVKAEGWAWVDATPGMTHADLQAFQRAPRERRSPNKRDAQRIEKLQTKLHELAEAVDAALDDEDEEKADALQEEGERLGEQLQALDDSLLDYAANVKAAAGAIVTIDRDGQAAIHRGLLREAEAKALRTLERLRQGFGSEGEAANEDEGEGEDDEQPKTATMSDRLAQRLSAHRTAALQIEVARHPQAALAAVVHGMVQTVLQESHYGHELPLGVRLTVQDRLERMAPDWPESPAAVALRELQQVAGETLPEDSAELFAALLAKSQDELVRLLAVCAASTVDVVTPRATPHQPGAELAQAVGLDMAAWWQPTNEGYFRHVPKAAILEAVGELAPSHVTRLAKLKKGDIASEAERLAAGTGWMPAIFRTEGPQQAGQDVPADGEAEALEQAAAVADDQPQAEALAA